In Candidatus Chlorohelix allophototropha, one DNA window encodes the following:
- a CDS encoding ArnT family glycosyltransferase, whose amino-acid sequence MSLIETKEQTKKITSEPFYRKEMPLALLFLAGVLLLKAGLTLLLYRSGYLEYDGDGFTRSVHAWEWLQNPRLEVDAWLPLQFWLNGFLMNFWSDLYWQPRAVNLLASCITTLNLFFLARWLFGKGYGYACAALVALFPWEIKFGMSGMAESLTHMFLSIGVMWFARWLQTRRLLHLSFGALGLLGATMLRYEAWFYSLAFCGIALFLVLRKAKFSWKILPILAIPFSFAFIWCLASWLQLGKPWGFVSLTSEINATLAADANQNANLLERLLFYPRTMFNLMPWLTTLAVIGTVLLVIRVRQARPYLALVWGEFCIFIITTLPTNNIAPGSARYPVSNLLLLLPVVVWLVSRAVAISTKALFKSVSERKLQLITILGGGAIFAVMLGLFAETTLDRADAFPDGNVRQVALWFKEQTESGNLPTNVVIPVHFPNPKAANGGDYSYIYALTVLTNRPDGWHFPNSKAQGLRVISEIEGFSRTVVDDKPYAWLHIDTAGNKQTIDDLKGRYHHVASYGAFSIVSGPLYRPLSVTPLEGTLDQTYIFTGDGYDPNEKISVWVSWDNQAQSLPIVIADAQGRITITFKPFNAVTQSVTAKGLQSGRQGFAEIKVKA is encoded by the coding sequence GTGAGTTTGATAGAAACCAAAGAACAGACAAAAAAAATAACATCCGAACCGTTTTACCGCAAAGAAATGCCGCTGGCGTTGCTGTTTCTGGCAGGTGTTTTGTTGCTGAAAGCCGGGCTTACCCTGCTGCTATACCGCAGCGGCTACCTCGAATATGATGGGGATGGCTTTACCCGCTCGGTGCATGCTTGGGAATGGTTGCAAAATCCACGACTAGAAGTGGATGCATGGCTGCCGCTTCAGTTCTGGCTTAACGGCTTTCTCATGAATTTTTGGTCAGATTTATACTGGCAACCTCGTGCCGTTAACCTACTGGCTTCCTGTATTACCACCTTAAATCTTTTTTTTCTAGCGCGTTGGCTGTTTGGCAAGGGCTACGGCTATGCCTGTGCTGCGTTGGTGGCTCTTTTCCCTTGGGAAATCAAATTTGGCATGAGCGGGATGGCGGAAAGCCTCACCCATATGTTTTTGAGCATAGGCGTGATGTGGTTCGCGCGTTGGCTGCAAACACGCCGCCTGCTGCATCTTTCATTTGGCGCGTTGGGTTTGCTAGGTGCAACCATGCTACGTTACGAAGCGTGGTTTTATAGCCTTGCCTTTTGCGGGATAGCGCTGTTTCTTGTCTTGCGAAAAGCCAAGTTCTCTTGGAAAATTCTGCCGATATTAGCAATACCCTTTAGTTTTGCCTTTATCTGGTGTCTGGCAAGTTGGCTACAACTGGGGAAACCGTGGGGTTTTGTCAGCCTGACCAGCGAGATTAATGCCACGCTGGCTGCCGATGCGAACCAGAATGCGAACCTGTTAGAGCGTCTGCTATTTTATCCCCGCACCATGTTTAACCTGATGCCTTGGCTCACCACACTAGCGGTTATTGGCACTGTGTTGTTGGTTATTCGAGTGCGGCAAGCGCGCCCATATCTCGCCTTAGTGTGGGGCGAGTTCTGTATATTCATTATTACCACCCTTCCAACCAATAATATTGCGCCGGGCAGCGCACGTTATCCGGTTTCTAACTTGCTGTTGTTGTTGCCGGTAGTGGTTTGGCTGGTGAGCCGTGCAGTGGCAATAAGCACAAAGGCACTCTTTAAAAGCGTTTCGGAACGGAAATTGCAATTAATAACAATACTTGGCGGTGGCGCAATATTCGCGGTAATGCTCGGCTTGTTTGCAGAGACCACATTAGATCGTGCCGACGCTTTCCCGGATGGGAATGTTCGTCAGGTGGCGCTATGGTTCAAAGAACAGACCGAAAGCGGGAATTTACCTACCAACGTGGTTATTCCGGTGCATTTCCCCAACCCGAAAGCGGCGAACGGGGGCGATTACAGCTATATCTATGCCCTAACGGTTTTGACCAATCGCCCGGATGGTTGGCATTTCCCCAATTCTAAAGCACAAGGCTTGCGGGTTATCTCAGAAATTGAAGGCTTTTCGCGGACGGTGGTAGATGATAAGCCCTATGCTTGGTTGCATATTGACACTGCCGGGAATAAACAAACGATAGATGATTTAAAAGGTAGATACCATCATGTAGCAAGCTACGGCGCTTTTTCGATTGTTAGCGGGCCGCTCTACCGTCCGCTTAGTGTAACGCCACTCGAAGGGACGCTTGATCAGACCTATATTTTTACCGGAGATGGTTACGACCCCAACGAAAAAATTTCGGTGTGGGTAAGCTGGGACAATCAGGCGCAGAGTTTGCCTATCGTTATAGCAGATGCACAGGGACGCATCACCATTACATTCAAGCCTTTTAATGCGGTTACACAATCCGTAACGGCGAAGGGTTTGCAGAGCGGGCGGCAGGGTTTTGCCGAGATAAAAGTCAAAGCTTAA
- the rplS gene encoding 50S ribosomal protein L19 gives MSRPALEIINEITAPMLRSDIPDFGPGDTLRIGVKVVEGNKERIQQFEGVVISKRNGGINKCFTVRRVATHGIGVERTFLIHSPRIDKIEVVRRGKVRRAKLYYLRGLSGKAARIREKRESK, from the coding sequence ATGTCTAGACCAGCATTAGAAATAATCAATGAAATAACCGCGCCGATGTTACGCAGCGATATCCCGGATTTTGGCCCGGGCGATACTTTGCGCATAGGCGTTAAGGTAGTTGAAGGTAACAAAGAACGCATCCAGCAGTTTGAAGGAGTGGTAATCAGCAAGCGCAACGGTGGAATCAATAAATGTTTCACAGTACGCCGTGTCGCTACTCACGGTATCGGAGTAGAGCGCACTTTCCTGATTCATTCTCCTCGCATCGACAAAATCGAAGTTGTGCGTCGTGGTAAAGTACGCCGTGCCAAGCTCTACTACTTACGTGGTTTGAGCGGCAAAGCTGCTCGTATTCGTGAGAAGCGAGAAAGTAAATAA
- a CDS encoding carboxymuconolactone decarboxylase family protein, whose product MSDDTDREQERTAYLKKMEAERGYLLDFHKLMAHYDLDFLKSYNDLLAAAYTSPRLLDARTKEYIITTAIIVAGSSAEHIITHLKVLKRLGVTAEEALQFLELILPPAGVPVFMNALELWKQVWEVEKFD is encoded by the coding sequence ATGTCTGACGATACCGACCGTGAGCAAGAGCGCACTGCCTATCTCAAGAAAATGGAAGCGGAGCGCGGCTATTTGCTGGATTTCCACAAGCTGATGGCGCATTATGATTTGGATTTCCTCAAAAGTTACAATGATTTGCTGGCGGCTGCCTATACTTCCCCTCGCTTGCTGGATGCCCGCACCAAAGAATATATAATCACCACTGCAATCATCGTGGCAGGTAGCAGCGCGGAACACATTATCACCCACCTCAAAGTGCTAAAACGGCTCGGAGTAACCGCTGAAGAGGCTCTACAATTCCTCGAACTGATCTTGCCACCGGCGGGCGTACCCGTCTTTATGAACGCATTGGAGTTGTGGAAGCAGGTTTGGGAGGTCGAAAAATTTGACTAG